The Bacteroidota bacterium genome window below encodes:
- the thrS gene encoding threonine--tRNA ligase → MINISLPDNTVRQFNKGVTAMDIAMDISEGLARNVLSSKVNNEVWDANRPIMADSAVKLLTWNDKEGKATMWHSSAHLMAEAIEQLYPGAKFGIGPDIENGFYYDVDLGERQLGEADLKAIEDRMLELAREKQTFRRREVSKKDALEYFGKKGDEYKLELISELQDGEITFYESGTFTDLCRGPHLPDTAQIKAVKLLNIAGAYWRGDEKRKMLTRIYGITFPKQKELSEYLVMLEEAKKRDHRKLGKELDIFAFSDAVGSGLPLWLPKGADLRERLETFLKKIQKKAGYQQVISPHIGKSELYKTSGHYQKYAEDSFRPIKTPIEGEEFFLKPMNCPHHCEIYKARPRSYRDLPLRFAEFGTVYRYEQSGELHGLTRVRGFTQDDAHIFCMPDQLKDEFKGVMDIVMTIFKALDFNEFTTQISLRDPNNREKYIGSDENWEKAEKVILEVAEERGLKAVVELGEAAFYGPKMDFMVKDALGRQWQLGTIQVDYNLPERFDLEYTGADNEKHRPIMIHRAPFGSMERFVAVLLEHCAGRFPLWLTPDQAIILPISEKYHIYAKKVLNLLNNYEIRALVDERSEKTGRKIRDAEMQKIPYMLIVGEKEENDGTVSVRKQGQGDLGSFSINDFAEMVNNEIRDAIE, encoded by the coding sequence ATGATCAATATATCATTACCCGATAATACTGTAAGGCAATTTAATAAAGGCGTTACAGCCATGGATATCGCGATGGATATCAGCGAAGGTCTGGCACGTAATGTCCTTTCCTCTAAAGTAAATAATGAGGTATGGGATGCTAACCGCCCCATCATGGCAGACTCTGCTGTAAAGCTTCTCACCTGGAATGACAAGGAAGGTAAAGCGACCATGTGGCATTCATCGGCACATCTGATGGCGGAAGCTATTGAGCAGCTTTACCCCGGAGCGAAATTTGGGATTGGTCCGGATATTGAAAATGGTTTCTATTACGATGTGGATCTGGGTGAACGTCAGCTTGGGGAAGCCGACCTAAAGGCCATTGAAGACAGGATGCTGGAACTTGCCCGTGAAAAGCAGACATTTAGGCGCCGGGAGGTATCCAAAAAAGATGCCCTTGAATACTTTGGTAAAAAAGGTGATGAATACAAGCTGGAGCTGATTTCCGAGTTGCAGGATGGCGAGATTACCTTTTATGAGTCAGGAACATTTACGGATCTTTGCCGTGGCCCACATCTGCCGGATACAGCTCAGATCAAGGCTGTTAAGCTTTTGAATATTGCGGGGGCTTACTGGAGAGGAGACGAAAAGAGAAAGATGCTGACCCGCATCTATGGGATCACTTTTCCGAAGCAAAAGGAATTGAGCGAATACCTCGTGATGCTGGAAGAAGCAAAAAAGAGGGATCATCGTAAACTGGGCAAGGAACTGGATATTTTTGCCTTTTCCGATGCTGTTGGTTCCGGATTGCCTTTATGGTTACCCAAAGGAGCCGATTTACGTGAAAGACTGGAAACATTTCTGAAGAAAATCCAGAAAAAAGCAGGGTATCAGCAGGTTATCAGTCCTCACATTGGAAAATCGGAGCTTTACAAGACCTCGGGACATTATCAGAAATATGCCGAAGACAGTTTCCGCCCGATCAAAACACCGATCGAAGGGGAGGAGTTTTTCCTGAAACCCATGAACTGTCCTCATCACTGCGAAATATACAAAGCAAGGCCCCGCTCTTACCGGGATCTGCCCTTGAGATTTGCGGAATTTGGCACTGTTTACCGCTATGAACAAAGCGGCGAATTACATGGTCTCACGCGTGTGCGGGGATTTACCCAGGACGACGCCCACATTTTTTGCATGCCTGATCAGCTGAAAGACGAATTCAAAGGAGTGATGGACATTGTAATGACCATTTTTAAAGCCTTGGATTTTAATGAATTCACCACACAGATTTCGTTGAGAGATCCGAACAACCGGGAAAAATATATCGGATCGGATGAGAACTGGGAAAAGGCAGAAAAGGTTATCCTTGAAGTTGCTGAAGAGCGCGGGCTGAAAGCTGTTGTTGAATTGGGGGAAGCCGCTTTTTATGGGCCTAAAATGGATTTTATGGTTAAAGATGCTTTGGGAAGGCAGTGGCAATTAGGTACCATACAAGTTGATTATAATTTACCGGAACGATTTGATCTGGAATATACGGGAGCCGACAACGAAAAACACCGTCCGATTATGATACACCGGGCGCCTTTTGGGTCGATGGAGCGTTTTGTGGCTGTGTTGCTCGAGCATTGTGCGGGTAGGTTTCCTCTTTGGTTAACGCCGGATCAGGCCATCATTCTGCCTATCAGTGAGAAGTATCATATTTATGCAAAAAAAGTTTTAAATTTGCTAAATAATTACGAAATTCGCGCCCTCGTTGACGAGCGCAGTGAAAAAACAGGCCGGAAAATCCGCGATGCAGAGATGCAGAAAATCCCATATATGCTGATTGTCGGGGAAAAGGAAGAGAATGACGGAACGGTTTCTGTTCGTAAACAGGGACAGGGAGACCTGGGCTCATTCAGTATAAATGATTTTGCAGAGATGGTGAATAACGAGATCAGGGATGCCATTGAATAA
- the rpmI gene encoding 50S ribosomal protein L35, whose amino-acid sequence MPKMKTKSGAKKRFSLTGTGKIKRKHAYKSHILTKKTKKQKRNLTYKAIVDPTDEARVREMILK is encoded by the coding sequence ATGCCTAAAATGAAAACAAAATCCGGAGCAAAAAAACGGTTTTCGCTAACCGGCACCGGAAAGATCAAAAGGAAGCATGCGTACAAAAGCCACATCCTGACGAAGAAAACCAAGAAGCAGAAGAGAAACCTGACTTACAAGGCTATCGTTGATCCTACGGATGAAGCAAGAGTACGTGAGATGATCCTTAAATAA
- a CDS encoding sigma-54 dependent transcriptional regulator, with protein sequence MKDLSILILDDEERVRNEIEEFLLERSYNVLKAEVPSEAYRILNEKEIDILILDIKLPEMDGLQFLGKIKQQFNDLEVIMISGHGDMNTVIEAMRLGAADYFPKPFRLVDINNAIERTRRFVDMANKLKKVEKQYSLLSKELQSNIGHQLIGRTPAMRDIVGIMSKVASADHTTVLITGESGTGKELVARGIHFMSKRRNEYFFTVNCSAIPETLFESEFFGHKKGSFTGADDDRSGWFEIANNGTLFLDEIGDMPMNQQAKLLRILDEKKVKKVGSHKEISVDVRVIAASNKDLLKLVRENRFRLDLYHRLSSFLIHIPPLKERKEDIPLLLNHFLGMFNDKLGKNIQSIDANIPHNLKSYAFPGNVRELKNLVERALILSEGNELSWADFENLLPDLAMKKQEAEKPATAEEMDLEQAEKELILRALKKSGYNKAKAAALLNITWQSLNRRMKKFGI encoded by the coding sequence ATGAAAGATCTTAGTATTTTAATCCTGGATGATGAAGAAAGGGTGAGAAACGAAATCGAGGAGTTTCTGCTGGAACGGTCTTATAATGTATTAAAGGCAGAAGTTCCTTCGGAGGCTTACCGGATCCTGAACGAAAAGGAAATCGATATTTTGATCCTGGATATCAAACTGCCGGAAATGGATGGTCTTCAATTCCTGGGGAAAATAAAACAGCAGTTCAACGATTTGGAAGTGATCATGATCTCCGGTCATGGGGACATGAATACTGTTATTGAAGCAATGCGGCTTGGAGCTGCAGATTATTTTCCCAAACCATTTCGCCTGGTCGACATTAATAACGCCATCGAGCGCACAAGACGGTTTGTCGACATGGCGAATAAACTTAAAAAAGTTGAAAAACAATACTCACTGTTATCAAAGGAACTCCAGTCGAATATCGGGCACCAGCTGATCGGACGAACGCCCGCGATGCGTGATATCGTAGGCATTATGTCGAAAGTAGCGTCCGCTGATCATACTACAGTGTTGATAACAGGGGAAAGTGGAACGGGCAAAGAGCTTGTAGCCAGAGGAATACATTTCATGAGCAAGAGAAGAAATGAGTATTTTTTTACGGTAAATTGTTCAGCCATTCCGGAAACTCTTTTCGAAAGTGAATTCTTCGGTCATAAAAAAGGATCATTCACGGGTGCCGACGATGATCGGAGCGGATGGTTCGAAATCGCAAACAATGGAACTTTATTCCTGGATGAGATTGGTGATATGCCTATGAATCAGCAGGCTAAGTTATTGAGGATCCTGGATGAAAAAAAGGTTAAGAAAGTAGGTTCGCATAAAGAAATATCCGTAGATGTCAGAGTGATTGCAGCTTCAAATAAAGATCTCCTTAAACTGGTCAGGGAAAACCGGTTCCGCCTGGACCTGTATCACCGCCTTAGTTCATTCCTTATCCATATTCCCCCTTTAAAAGAACGCAAAGAGGATATTCCTTTGCTGCTTAACCATTTCCTCGGCATGTTCAATGATAAGCTTGGGAAAAATATTCAATCCATTGATGCCAACATACCTCATAATCTGAAAAGTTATGCTTTTCCGGGAAATGTGAGGGAATTGAAAAATCTGGTGGAGAGGGCACTGATCCTTAGCGAGGGGAACGAGCTTAGCTGGGCTGACTTTGAAAACCTCTTACCCGATCTGGCCATGAAGAAACAGGAAGCTGAAAAGCCGGCAACCGCAGAGGAAATGGATCTTGAACAAGCCGAAAAAGAATTGATCCTGAGAGCCCTGAAAAAATCCGGTTACAATAAAGCAAAGGCGGCTGCATTGCTTAATATTACCTGGCAATCACTGAACCGGAGGATGAAAAAATTCGGGATATAA
- the infC gene encoding translation initiation factor IF-3 → MAAQFRRENSGDFRKGFRKPDDQHRINQYIKAPVVRVVGENIETGIYNIKDALNLAFEQGLDLVEISPTANPPVCRVVDYKKFLYEKKKKQKEIKAKTAKIVIKEIRLGPNIDDHDFNFKLKHAIKFLQEGAKVKVDVFFKGRTIIYKEKGEFVLLKFAQELEEYGKVERLPQLEGKRMIMIIAPKK, encoded by the coding sequence ATAGCAGCACAATTCAGAAGGGAAAACTCAGGCGATTTTAGAAAGGGTTTTCGCAAGCCGGACGATCAACACAGGATCAATCAGTATATTAAAGCCCCGGTTGTCAGGGTAGTTGGTGAGAATATTGAAACCGGGATCTATAACATTAAGGATGCCCTGAATCTGGCTTTTGAACAGGGGCTTGATCTTGTGGAGATTTCCCCGACAGCTAATCCACCGGTATGCAGAGTGGTTGATTATAAAAAGTTTCTTTACGAAAAAAAGAAAAAACAAAAAGAAATCAAGGCGAAAACTGCTAAAATTGTCATAAAAGAGATCCGACTGGGTCCGAATATTGATGACCATGATTTTAATTTCAAGCTGAAGCATGCCATCAAATTTTTGCAGGAAGGAGCTAAAGTAAAGGTGGACGTGTTTTTTAAAGGCCGAACCATCATTTACAAAGAAAAAGGAGAATTTGTACTGCTGAAATTTGCACAGGAGTTGGAAGAATACGGGAAGGTGGAAAGATTGCCGCAATTGGAAGGAAAACGAATGATCATGATCATCGCCCCGAAAAAATAG
- the rplT gene encoding 50S ribosomal protein L20, with the protein MPRSVNSVASRQRRKKVLNRVKGQFGSRKNVWTVAKNADERGLQYAYRDRRTKKRNFRALWIQRINAAVREFDMSYSVFMGKLHKNDIQISRKVLADLAMNNPEAFKAIVEKVK; encoded by the coding sequence ATGCCAAGATCAGTAAATTCAGTTGCCTCAAGGCAACGCAGGAAAAAAGTCCTTAACAGGGTTAAAGGACAGTTCGGCAGCAGGAAGAATGTCTGGACTGTCGCGAAAAACGCCGATGAAAGAGGTTTACAATATGCATACAGAGACAGAAGGACCAAGAAGAGGAACTTCAGGGCTTTGTGGATACAGCGTATCAATGCAGCCGTAAGGGAATTTGACATGTCATATTCCGTTTTCATGGGGAAGCTTCATAAAAACGATATTCAAATCAGCAGGAAGGTACTTGCCGACCTGGCCATGAATAATCCTGAAGCGTTTAAAGCCATTGTGGAAAAAGTAAAATAA